From one Deltaproteobacteria bacterium genomic stretch:
- a CDS encoding DUF559 domain-containing protein gives MIPKECKRLAEVDFPIAVVSKHSAREKSIRHGHPSTLHLWWARRPLAACRAMLLGLLLPDPCDQHCPDDFKLQARNLLPQLLGKIGPKDIDLRKALLKFIGDFANWDNSNHPVYLEVGRGLVKAAHGEEPPLVVDPFAGGGSIPLEALRLGCEAFASDLNPVACLILKVMLEDIPRHGPELAAELRKVGAEIKKQAEQELAEFYPKDPDGATPIAYLWARTVRCESPNCGAEIPLMRSFWLCKKPKKKLALRPVIIREKPSSFLPSHSGRESAFLPSPSGRGVRGEGHHGPAVIPPDLLQFARNLRQQQTDAETKMWHLLRDRRLDGKKFRRQHPIPPYVVDFYCHDAALVIELDGGQHAEPRRYDEKRTAFLEQNGLKVLRFWNNEVLQETEAVLETIWQALQVPHLSPSPPTPLPKGEGRKADSLPEGEGGEDPEGEGYMPRVEFEIFEPETDKEVPDGTVTRARATCL, from the coding sequence ATGATCCCCAAGGAATGCAAGCGCTTGGCGGAGGTGGATTTTCCCATTGCGGTGGTTTCCAAGCACTCGGCGCGGGAGAAATCGATCCGGCATGGGCATCCGTCGACGCTGCATCTGTGGTGGGCCCGGCGGCCGCTGGCGGCGTGCCGGGCCATGCTGCTGGGACTGCTCCTGCCCGACCCGTGTGACCAACACTGCCCCGATGATTTTAAATTGCAGGCCCGGAATCTGTTGCCGCAACTTTTGGGGAAAATCGGCCCGAAGGATATAGATCTGCGGAAGGCTTTGCTCAAATTCATCGGGGACTTTGCCAACTGGGATAACTCAAATCATCCGGTCTATCTGGAAGTGGGGAGGGGTCTGGTCAAGGCCGCGCATGGTGAAGAGCCGCCGTTGGTGGTGGACCCCTTTGCTGGCGGGGGTTCGATTCCCCTCGAGGCGCTGCGCCTGGGCTGTGAGGCCTTTGCCAGCGACCTCAACCCGGTAGCCTGCCTGATCCTCAAGGTCATGCTGGAAGACATCCCGCGCCATGGCCCGGAGTTGGCCGCGGAACTGCGCAAGGTAGGGGCCGAGATCAAGAAGCAGGCAGAACAGGAACTGGCCGAGTTTTACCCCAAGGACCCGGACGGAGCCACGCCCATCGCCTACCTCTGGGCCCGGACGGTGCGGTGCGAGTCCCCCAACTGCGGGGCGGAGATTCCCCTGATGCGGAGCTTCTGGCTGTGCAAAAAGCCAAAGAAAAAGCTGGCCCTGCGCCCCGTGATAATCAGGGAAAAACCCTCTTCTTTTCTCCCCTCTCACTCTGGTAGAGAGTCTGCCTTTCTCCCCTCTCCCTCTGGGAGAGGGGTTAGGGGTGAGGGTCATCATGGCCCGGCGGTCATCCCCCCAGACCTTCTGCAATTTGCCCGTAACCTGCGGCAACAACAGACCGACGCCGAAACCAAGATGTGGCATCTACTCCGGGATCGTCGGTTGGACGGCAAAAAATTTCGTCGTCAACACCCTATTCCGCCATACGTGGTTGATTTCTATTGCCATGACGCCGCCCTGGTCATTGAGTTGGACGGGGGTCAACATGCGGAACCGCGGCGCTATGACGAGAAGCGTACGGCTTTCCTGGAGCAGAACGGTTTGAAGGTCCTTCGCTTTTGGAATAACGAGGTCTTACAGGAAACAGAGGCAGTGCTGGAGACAATCTGGCAGGCGCTGCAAGTGCCACACCTTTCGCCCTCACCCCCGACCCCTCTCCCAAAGGGAGAGGGGAGAAAGGCAGACTCTCTCCCAGAGGGAGAGGGGGGAGAAGACCCAGAGGGAGAGGGGTATATGCCGCGGGTGGAATTCGAAATCTTTGAACCAGAGACAGACAAGGAAGTCCCCGACGGCACCGTAACCCGGGCCCGGGCCACCTGTCT